From Paenibacillus physcomitrellae, the proteins below share one genomic window:
- a CDS encoding winged helix-turn-helix transcriptional regulator — MRNRKSGYGECPGGEGCPVEYTLDVIGGKWKGVILYHLLDGRKRFNELRRICPAITQRMLTLQLRELEQDGIVERIVYQQVPPKVEYLLTDFGMTLAPIITAMKEWGETYKNKAGEARGQDNIEAE, encoded by the coding sequence ATGAGAAATCGAAAAAGCGGCTACGGGGAATGCCCCGGCGGGGAAGGCTGCCCGGTCGAATATACACTTGACGTCATCGGCGGCAAGTGGAAGGGAGTTATTCTCTACCATCTTCTGGACGGCAGGAAACGGTTTAATGAACTGAGAAGAATCTGCCCGGCGATCACTCAGCGCATGCTGACTCTGCAGCTCCGCGAGCTGGAGCAGGACGGAATTGTAGAGCGGATCGTGTACCAGCAGGTTCCGCCCAAAGTGGAATACCTGCTAACCGATTTCGGCATGACACTTGCGCCGATCATCACTGCCATGAAAGAGTGGGGAGAAACCTACAAGAACAAGGCCGGGGAGGCCCGGGGACAGGACAACATCGAGGCAGAGTGA
- a CDS encoding acyl-CoA thioesterase, producing the protein MPDSYPLSVMEMKVTWGDCDAAGISYYARTFDWFTNARMKHLADYGLPYMPTFHDLGIALVCLKADCEYKRMVRPEEEITVHTSLTTLNRTRMAYQYRIYKQNGDLVAEGTTSHACVDLEGNPFNLKRRHPELWEQLMEKWPVFREREAD; encoded by the coding sequence ATGCCGGATTCTTACCCTCTTTCCGTAATGGAAATGAAGGTGACCTGGGGCGACTGTGACGCGGCGGGTATTTCGTATTATGCGAGGACGTTTGACTGGTTCACGAATGCCCGGATGAAGCATCTTGCTGACTATGGGCTGCCCTACATGCCGACCTTCCATGACCTCGGCATCGCGCTTGTATGTCTGAAGGCAGATTGCGAATACAAAAGAATGGTGCGCCCGGAAGAAGAAATTACGGTACATACTTCGTTAACGACGTTGAACCGTACCCGAATGGCTTACCAGTACCGAATTTATAAACAGAACGGGGATTTGGTTGCCGAAGGGACAACCTCCCATGCTTGTGTCGACCTGGAAGGCAATCCGTTTAATTTGAAACGGCGGCATCCGGAGCTTTGGGAGCAGTTGATGGAGAAATGGCCCGTGTTTAGAGAACGGGAAGCAGATTGA
- the fabF gene encoding beta-ketoacyl-ACP synthase II, with translation MAKEPKDRIVITGMGAVTPLGIGVQEYWNRLKNGETGVAPISRFDASGLPAQIAAEVKDFEPADYMPKKLAGQTDIFMQFALAAAAEALEDSKPDAAPERIGVVLGTALGGISTTTGAQAQITESGSFRVTPHLVPKMLGNIAAGHIGITHGFKGPSLTLSTACSSGADAIGMGAMLLRSGQADAVLAVGAESILCQLMDAGLSSARALSTHNDEPKKASRPFDLNRDGFVMGEGGGALVLETLESALRRGADIKAELLGYANSNDAYHVTSPEPEGRGAILCMQNALQQAGIEPSAVDYINAHATSTKLGDQIETKAIKAVFGERAYELAVSSTKGATGHLMGAGGVTELIACIQAIREGVVPPTLNYETPDPECDLNYVPNQAQKREVNVAMSNSFGFGGQNASLIVGKFDPADM, from the coding sequence ATGGCAAAAGAGCCAAAAGACCGGATCGTTATCACCGGGATGGGGGCTGTAACCCCGCTTGGGATTGGCGTCCAAGAATACTGGAACCGTTTGAAAAATGGCGAAACCGGCGTAGCCCCAATAAGCCGGTTTGACGCAAGCGGACTTCCGGCCCAAATCGCCGCGGAAGTGAAAGACTTCGAGCCGGCTGATTACATGCCGAAGAAGCTTGCCGGTCAAACGGATATCTTTATGCAGTTTGCCCTTGCGGCAGCTGCAGAAGCGCTGGAGGACAGCAAGCCGGATGCCGCTCCTGAGCGGATCGGCGTTGTGCTGGGCACCGCGCTTGGCGGAATTTCCACCACGACGGGTGCGCAGGCGCAAATCACGGAGAGCGGCAGCTTCCGGGTCACACCGCATCTGGTACCCAAGATGCTCGGCAATATCGCGGCAGGCCACATTGGCATTACGCACGGCTTTAAGGGGCCGAGCCTTACGCTCAGCACCGCTTGCTCCTCTGGTGCAGATGCGATCGGCATGGGCGCCATGCTGCTGCGCAGCGGACAAGCTGACGCCGTTTTGGCAGTCGGCGCCGAATCGATCCTGTGCCAGCTGATGGATGCAGGCTTGTCGAGCGCCCGTGCTTTGTCTACGCACAACGACGAGCCGAAGAAAGCCAGCCGTCCGTTTGACCTGAACCGCGACGGGTTCGTCATGGGAGAAGGCGGCGGCGCGCTGGTGCTGGAGACGCTGGAATCGGCGCTGCGGCGCGGCGCTGATATTAAGGCCGAGCTGCTCGGTTATGCCAACAGCAATGATGCTTATCATGTAACATCGCCCGAGCCGGAAGGACGAGGCGCTATTTTGTGTATGCAGAATGCGCTGCAGCAAGCGGGAATCGAGCCATCGGCTGTTGATTACATCAATGCACACGCTACGTCGACCAAGCTGGGCGACCAGATCGAGACGAAGGCGATCAAAGCGGTCTTCGGCGAGCGGGCCTACGAGCTTGCCGTCAGCTCGACCAAAGGCGCAACCGGCCATTTGATGGGAGCCGGCGGCGTAACGGAGCTGATTGCCTGCATTCAGGCGATTCGCGAAGGTGTCGTTCCGCCGACGCTTAACTATGAGACGCCGGACCCGGAATGCGATTTGAATTATGTGCCGAATCAGGCGCAGAAGCGCGAAGTGAACGTGGCGATGTCTAACTCGTTTGGATTCGGCGGGCAGAACGCCTCCTTGATTGTCGGGAAATTCGATCCCGCAGACATGTAA
- a CDS encoding class I adenylate-forming enzyme family protein yields the protein MEYTYDVTMFKETFEHEYTYINGFIRNAHRFANRPAVTCTQRERTWTYSELNREVNTLANALLADGVSKNEVVTYQLLNSVEFVLSFLAPQKIGAINSPINFRLSPGETAYILDDSKPAVYIYDAEIKEIALQALEMADHKPRRIVMVDPTGNANEAPEGHISFADYLAGQPEQEPQTDVRPHIYDENTRLYTSGTTGRPKGVPLNHINDVLSAHDVAMHFPLSPVDKTMNMSPWFHRGGLYSGGPIPTLYVGGEVVVLRYFHPKTTLELVEKYGITFLIGAPPMLKMLHDSQAKTPSDLSKLKGIVTMGAPLEREDCIKYQRVLTPNIFNGYGTTEAFWNTFLRPYDLPEMAGSAGRSCTDDDVAVVKVYPDRKAEPDDVVAKDSSEVGEIIVRAPGKTTYSYVNNPDQSEKVFYKGWIYIGDMGTWDENEFVTVVGRKNDMIVSSGENIHPVQIEEILNQHPGVKESVVVGVPDELRGEAVVAYIIKEDPELTAKELNKHCSNHPMLAAYKKPRFYRFIDELPYTATGKKKHFVVRALAVEDQKNGLLER from the coding sequence GTGGAATACACTTATGACGTGACCATGTTCAAAGAGACCTTTGAGCATGAATATACCTATATCAATGGATTTATACGCAACGCGCATCGGTTCGCAAACCGTCCGGCCGTCACCTGCACGCAGCGCGAGCGTACCTGGACGTACAGCGAGCTGAACCGGGAAGTGAATACGCTGGCGAATGCGCTGCTGGCGGACGGCGTGTCGAAGAACGAAGTGGTCACCTACCAGCTGCTGAATTCCGTAGAATTTGTACTGAGTTTCCTTGCTCCGCAGAAGATCGGTGCGATCAACTCTCCGATCAACTTCCGCTTATCCCCCGGCGAGACCGCCTATATTCTCGACGACAGCAAACCAGCCGTTTACATCTATGATGCCGAGATCAAGGAAATCGCGCTGCAGGCTCTGGAAATGGCAGACCATAAACCTCGCCGGATCGTGATGGTTGATCCTACAGGCAATGCCAACGAAGCGCCGGAAGGCCACATCAGCTTTGCGGATTATCTGGCAGGCCAACCCGAACAGGAGCCTCAAACCGATGTTCGTCCTCATATTTACGATGAGAATACCCGCCTCTATACTTCAGGCACCACGGGAAGACCCAAAGGTGTGCCGCTGAACCACATTAACGACGTGCTCTCCGCTCATGACGTAGCTATGCATTTTCCTTTAAGTCCCGTTGATAAAACGATGAACATGAGCCCTTGGTTCCACCGCGGCGGCCTTTATTCCGGTGGCCCTATCCCTACACTTTATGTGGGCGGCGAAGTCGTTGTTCTTCGCTATTTCCATCCCAAAACAACCCTTGAGCTTGTTGAGAAATACGGCATTACCTTCCTGATCGGCGCACCGCCAATGCTGAAAATGCTGCACGACAGCCAGGCCAAGACACCGTCCGATCTGTCCAAGCTGAAAGGCATTGTCACCATGGGAGCGCCTTTGGAGCGCGAAGACTGCATCAAATACCAGCGGGTGCTGACGCCGAACATCTTCAACGGTTACGGTACAACAGAGGCGTTCTGGAACACCTTCCTGCGTCCTTATGATCTGCCTGAAATGGCTGGTTCAGCCGGACGTTCCTGTACCGATGACGACGTGGCTGTCGTCAAGGTCTATCCCGACCGCAAAGCCGAACCGGATGACGTTGTGGCCAAGGACAGCAGCGAAGTCGGAGAGATCATCGTCAGAGCGCCTGGCAAGACGACCTATTCTTACGTTAACAATCCGGACCAAAGCGAGAAGGTATTCTATAAAGGCTGGATCTATATCGGCGATATGGGAACCTGGGATGAGAATGAGTTCGTAACCGTTGTTGGCCGCAAGAATGACATGATTGTCTCCTCCGGTGAAAATATCCATCCGGTTCAGATTGAAGAAATTCTGAACCAGCATCCTGGAGTTAAGGAATCCGTGGTGGTCGGCGTGCCCGACGAGCTTCGCGGCGAAGCCGTGGTTGCCTACATCATCAAGGAAGATCCGGAATTGACCGCCAAGGAGCTTAACAAACACTGCAGCAACCATCCGATGCTGGCGGCTTATAAGAAGCCGCGTTTCTACCGGTTCATCGACGAGCTGCCTTATACAGCAACCGGCAAAAAGAAACATTTTGTCGTTAGAGCATTGGCAGTTGAAGACCAAAAGAACGGGCTGCTGGAGAGATAA
- a CDS encoding glycosyltransferase family 2 protein: protein MIIAVLSAEQTLAARLTADSVRELLPDAELVPVRTEQLPEFHAFLQGNTDPFCLTLRAGTQLLPDFPTYIEKALLSSQTANIGAWRMTKEAGPVRAVGVEYDNEPEEGGYLWRTGLLAKSGFAGRDRLPFPQYMEIELWNRLAAANGAAGLDVKVRAGAGWKVHSPRTPKGQSNEEERRLIRPMLMHQEVVPLEQLPLFSIVMVVHNESPYVPWAIRSVINQSFADWELLIVDDGSEDGTVEAIQTYLEEEYPLSLEPVNRRVQIIRNRINYGKSAGLNQALQASRGRWVVELDGDDWLAPDALAYLQQAAGSADSEQVLWYGDYVEWQELTGGRLMYVGERQFGPPHTASRITAAGHPIAPRCYRADVLRKLGGWAQNDPYNGRLYEDMHQLLRLSPEGPFGHIPLPLYHRRIRSGSITKRYSSEYRKWRAWAAAAYGETELL from the coding sequence ATGATCATTGCAGTATTGTCGGCAGAGCAGACACTGGCAGCGAGGCTGACAGCGGATTCGGTGAGGGAGCTTTTACCTGATGCCGAACTGGTTCCAGTAAGAACGGAGCAGCTGCCGGAGTTTCACGCTTTTTTACAGGGGAACACGGATCCGTTCTGCTTAACCCTTCGGGCCGGGACTCAGCTTCTGCCCGACTTTCCAACCTATATAGAGAAGGCGTTATTATCTTCGCAGACTGCAAATATCGGCGCATGGCGCATGACGAAAGAGGCTGGACCTGTAAGGGCTGTAGGAGTTGAGTACGATAACGAGCCGGAAGAAGGGGGATATCTCTGGAGGACCGGGCTGTTGGCCAAATCCGGTTTCGCCGGGAGAGACAGACTGCCTTTTCCGCAGTATATGGAAATCGAGTTGTGGAACAGGCTGGCTGCAGCCAATGGGGCGGCCGGGCTTGATGTCAAAGTAAGGGCAGGCGCAGGATGGAAGGTTCACAGCCCACGAACGCCGAAAGGGCAAAGCAACGAGGAAGAGCGGCGTCTTATTAGGCCGATGCTGATGCATCAGGAAGTCGTGCCTCTGGAGCAGCTGCCCCTGTTCTCCATTGTTATGGTCGTGCATAATGAATCTCCTTATGTCCCGTGGGCCATCCGCAGCGTCATCAACCAATCCTTCGCGGACTGGGAACTGCTGATCGTGGATGATGGCTCCGAGGACGGGACGGTTGAGGCGATCCAAACTTATTTGGAGGAGGAGTATCCCTTATCCCTGGAACCAGTTAACCGCCGCGTCCAGATCATCAGGAACAGGATCAACTATGGAAAAAGCGCCGGCCTAAACCAGGCTCTGCAAGCCTCCCGAGGCCGATGGGTGGTTGAGCTGGACGGAGATGACTGGCTGGCCCCGGATGCGCTGGCCTATTTGCAGCAAGCCGCCGGAAGTGCGGATTCGGAGCAGGTGCTCTGGTACGGAGATTATGTGGAGTGGCAGGAGTTAACCGGCGGCCGGCTCATGTACGTTGGCGAACGGCAGTTTGGACCGCCGCACACGGCAAGCCGCATCACAGCCGCCGGGCACCCTATAGCGCCGCGATGTTATCGGGCGGATGTCCTGCGCAAACTCGGCGGTTGGGCGCAGAATGATCCCTATAACGGCCGGTTGTATGAAGACATGCATCAGCTGCTGCGCCTTTCGCCGGAAGGTCCATTTGGCCATATTCCCTTGCCCCTTTATCACCGGCGGATCAGAAGCGGCAGTATAACGAAACGATATTCGTCGGAATATCGCAAGTGGCGGGCTTGGGCCGCTGCTGCCTATGGAGAAACGGAGCTGCTTTAA
- a CDS encoding CcdC protein domain-containing protein, whose product MNEFIVPLLIAAVIIFVIFRQFKARKVKRLQFFLLPVIAFYELLQSMPHPLSGKSVAELLVTVLLAAVIGVAQAYTTRLEYRGGELYTKGGLGYFLCWIVLLACRLLVRWVFEGAYGFTHFSEGNWLIFAGIGIAWAVRSFLLYRLHPEIRSALSRAKEQTERG is encoded by the coding sequence TTGAACGAGTTCATTGTGCCGCTTCTGATCGCGGCAGTTATTATTTTCGTTATTTTCAGACAATTTAAAGCAAGAAAAGTAAAACGGCTGCAGTTCTTCCTGCTGCCGGTCATCGCTTTCTATGAATTGCTGCAATCGATGCCGCACCCTCTATCAGGCAAAAGCGTAGCCGAGCTGTTGGTCACCGTGCTGCTGGCCGCAGTGATAGGCGTCGCCCAGGCCTACACCACCCGGCTTGAGTACCGGGGAGGGGAATTGTACACCAAAGGTGGCTTAGGCTATTTTCTGTGCTGGATCGTTTTGCTCGCCTGTCGGCTGCTGGTCCGCTGGGTATTTGAAGGAGCCTATGGATTCACTCATTTCTCGGAAGGTAACTGGCTGATCTTCGCTGGCATCGGCATCGCCTGGGCCGTACGCAGCTTCCTGCTGTACCGGCTTCATCCGGAAATCCGCTCCGCCCTGAGTCGGGCCAAGGAACAGACCGAAAGAGGCTGA
- a CDS encoding sensor histidine kinase gives MAFFLLSEYQPGSGAEVFILVPYGFVYFWLFANRGRGWNGLEIVVLPLFLMAGVAIGYFAGGEYPGPNLLWPLIFFLAVPPKKFEWTARGLAACAGIEIVIFTYSGSVPYAALFAVFGVYMAIQGRARLKNAYSVIQQQLKELNKTHEELQEAHKQLQEATVNSMRYAALSERTRIARDIHDGLGHHLTSMIVQLQALEMMLESEPQAAPEAVGELIRTARAGMQEVRLAVHEWKEDESGLGLAALRGLISQTSANTNLRIHWEESPGLSDWDPAMSIALYRILQEALTNVLRHAEADEVKIRLLEEDDLLKITLQDNGSYRHEPGQPLGFGQQGIQERCQSVGGTCRFGQNEPSGLTLTIELPLRQPDLKM, from the coding sequence TTGGCTTTTTTTCTTTTATCCGAATATCAGCCCGGAAGCGGGGCAGAGGTCTTTATTTTAGTTCCTTACGGGTTTGTGTATTTTTGGCTGTTTGCCAACCGGGGCAGAGGCTGGAACGGGCTGGAGATCGTTGTTCTGCCGCTGTTCCTAATGGCTGGGGTGGCCATCGGGTATTTTGCCGGCGGAGAATATCCGGGGCCGAATCTGCTTTGGCCGTTGATCTTCTTCCTGGCCGTTCCCCCCAAGAAATTCGAATGGACAGCGAGGGGGCTTGCGGCCTGCGCAGGCATTGAGATTGTGATTTTTACGTACAGCGGGAGTGTTCCCTATGCAGCGCTCTTTGCTGTCTTTGGCGTATATATGGCTATTCAGGGCCGAGCCCGGCTCAAGAATGCCTACAGCGTCATCCAGCAGCAGCTCAAAGAATTGAACAAGACGCACGAAGAGCTGCAGGAGGCTCATAAGCAGCTGCAGGAAGCGACCGTAAACTCGATGCGGTATGCCGCGCTTTCGGAGCGCACGAGGATAGCCCGGGATATTCATGATGGCCTCGGCCATCATTTGACCTCGATGATTGTGCAGCTGCAGGCGCTCGAGATGATGCTGGAAAGCGAGCCTCAGGCTGCCCCCGAAGCAGTCGGAGAATTAATCCGGACGGCCCGCGCGGGGATGCAGGAGGTCAGACTGGCCGTACACGAATGGAAGGAAGACGAAAGCGGGCTTGGGCTTGCCGCCCTTCGGGGACTGATTTCGCAAACCTCTGCAAATACAAATCTCCGTATTCATTGGGAGGAAAGCCCGGGTTTATCCGATTGGGACCCGGCCATGTCTATCGCGCTTTACCGGATTCTGCAGGAGGCGTTGACCAACGTCCTGCGCCATGCGGAAGCGGATGAGGTGAAGATTCGTCTCCTTGAAGAAGACGATTTATTAAAGATAACCCTGCAGGATAACGGGAGCTACCGGCATGAACCCGGCCAGCCGCTCGGCTTTGGCCAGCAGGGCATTCAGGAACGGTGCCAGTCGGTTGGCGGCACCTGCCGGTTTGGGCAAAATGAGCCCAGCGGCCTGACCTTGACGATCGAGCTTCCCCTTCGGCAGCCTGATCTTAAAATGTAG
- a CDS encoding response regulator → MILNTLRPIRIVLAEDQLLIRESLRFILNHQEDMEVVGEAGDGEEAVAVARQTLPDLMLMDVQMPKATGLEATAEIVKQLPGVKIVLLTTFDIQEYVFDGIRAGACGYLLKDTPTKELLSNIRAISAGAALFNSKQAGSVMSQVIALNRPQAGSGTKGEGAPPVDGTQGLSAAGQPSAGSPGFSVSGNGGDGEAPLLVEPLTEREKEVLQQMGYGKKNAEIAVTLFVSEGTVKTHVHNIIQKLGARDRTQAVVLAIRCGLID, encoded by the coding sequence ATGATTTTGAATACTTTAAGACCGATTCGGATCGTGCTGGCAGAAGATCAGTTGTTAATTCGCGAGAGCCTGCGGTTCATTCTGAACCATCAGGAGGACATGGAGGTGGTCGGCGAAGCGGGGGACGGAGAAGAGGCCGTGGCGGTGGCGCGGCAGACCCTGCCCGACTTGATGCTGATGGATGTGCAAATGCCTAAAGCGACAGGGCTTGAGGCTACTGCGGAGATCGTCAAGCAGCTGCCTGGCGTCAAAATCGTACTGCTGACAACCTTTGACATTCAGGAGTACGTGTTTGACGGGATTCGGGCCGGGGCCTGCGGCTATCTGCTTAAAGATACGCCAACGAAAGAGCTGTTATCGAATATCCGGGCCATCTCGGCCGGAGCCGCTTTATTCAACAGCAAGCAGGCGGGTTCCGTCATGTCGCAGGTCATTGCCTTGAACCGGCCGCAAGCTGGTTCAGGCACTAAGGGGGAGGGAGCTCCTCCGGTTGATGGAACTCAAGGCCTATCAGCCGCTGGACAGCCCTCGGCCGGTTCTCCCGGTTTCTCCGTTTCCGGGAACGGCGGGGACGGGGAGGCCCCCCTCCTTGTGGAACCGCTGACCGAACGGGAGAAGGAAGTGCTGCAGCAGATGGGCTACGGAAAGAAAAACGCGGAGATCGCCGTAACGCTGTTCGTCTCCGAGGGAACCGTCAAAACGCATGTCCACAACATCATCCAAAAGCTCGGCGCCCGGGACCGGACCCAGGCGGTGGTGCTTGCGATTCGATGCGGGCTGATCGATTAA
- a CDS encoding methyl-accepting chemotaxis protein, with protein sequence MKGKLGIRVKLVLFMVVVVLLGTGVIGYYAVSTAQKDILSTAHQKLLGDLNTGRMLIDKLYPGDWSVKDGKLYKGEQAIDETLTLLDDFGKETGDTVTLFLGETRVATNVVQQDGSKAVGTKVSDKVADITLKQGQTYVGEAMVVGQSNQAAYEPIKDASGKVIGIWYVGVPAKPYQDTVDRFGERLILFGLIELVLAAVLIWLLIVQNLKPLVSITKVAEEVAAGNLRVQLKEYRSRDEIGRLTSAISGMVLSLKNTVTELNENIFASADQVAKASDGMAKALEEMTQSYQAVASSNRQMTKEAGTGHETALISSQVLEELSDLIRKANEQAGEGQSDSVRTKEMAERGRETVLQTLSLMESIQGRSNETGGLIGRLEEHSRKISDITVTLSEIAASTNLLALNASIEAARAGESGRGFAVVAGEVRKLAEQSDREAAEVAGLIQVITADIREAVLSNERSREEIVRGTIAAREAGDALQDIWLAATGTADNMNRIMQMTTEEVAGADSMIMLNQTVTGIMKDTLDLSEEVAASTQTMAEEIEHLASASEELNAMAEELKSNLGKIKV encoded by the coding sequence ATGAAAGGTAAATTGGGCATTCGGGTCAAATTGGTCCTGTTTATGGTCGTGGTAGTGCTTTTGGGAACGGGGGTCATTGGTTATTACGCCGTATCCACTGCGCAGAAGGACATTCTTTCAACGGCCCACCAGAAGCTGCTGGGCGATTTGAATACGGGGAGAATGCTGATCGACAAGCTGTACCCGGGGGATTGGTCCGTTAAAGACGGCAAACTTTACAAGGGCGAGCAGGCCATCGATGAAACGTTAACGCTGCTGGATGATTTCGGCAAGGAGACGGGGGATACGGTTACGCTGTTCCTGGGGGAAACCCGAGTGGCCACCAATGTAGTGCAGCAGGACGGCTCGAAAGCAGTCGGTACAAAGGTCTCTGACAAAGTAGCAGACATTACGCTGAAGCAAGGGCAGACTTATGTGGGAGAGGCCATGGTAGTTGGGCAATCCAACCAGGCGGCTTACGAACCAATTAAAGATGCCTCGGGCAAAGTGATCGGCATCTGGTATGTTGGTGTTCCGGCAAAGCCGTATCAGGATACGGTTGACCGTTTTGGCGAACGACTGATTTTATTTGGTCTGATTGAGCTGGTGCTTGCGGCGGTGCTCATCTGGCTGCTGATTGTTCAAAACCTTAAGCCGCTGGTTTCCATAACCAAGGTTGCAGAAGAGGTGGCGGCAGGCAATCTTCGTGTTCAGCTTAAGGAGTACCGCTCAAGGGACGAGATCGGCCGGTTGACTTCGGCGATTTCCGGCATGGTACTCAGCCTTAAGAACACCGTTACGGAGCTGAATGAGAATATTTTTGCATCGGCTGATCAGGTGGCAAAGGCTTCCGATGGAATGGCCAAGGCGCTCGAAGAAATGACGCAGTCCTATCAGGCCGTGGCGAGCAGCAACCGGCAAATGACGAAAGAAGCAGGCACCGGACATGAGACGGCGCTGATTTCCTCCCAGGTGCTGGAGGAGCTGTCCGATTTGATCCGGAAAGCGAACGAGCAGGCTGGTGAAGGGCAAAGCGACTCCGTGCGGACCAAGGAAATGGCTGAGAGAGGACGGGAGACCGTACTGCAGACATTGTCTCTGATGGAGTCCATTCAAGGACGCTCCAACGAAACGGGCGGCCTGATCGGACGACTCGAGGAGCATTCCCGGAAAATCTCCGACATTACAGTCACCCTTTCGGAGATTGCAGCCTCCACGAATTTGCTGGCCTTAAACGCTTCGATCGAAGCGGCGCGTGCCGGAGAGTCCGGACGCGGTTTTGCAGTAGTAGCCGGGGAGGTCCGCAAGCTGGCTGAGCAGTCTGACCGGGAAGCTGCGGAAGTAGCAGGACTGATCCAGGTGATTACCGCGGACATTCGTGAAGCGGTCTTATCCAATGAACGCAGCCGGGAGGAAATTGTCCGCGGTACGATTGCCGCGCGTGAAGCCGGTGATGCCTTGCAGGACATTTGGCTGGCAGCGACGGGAACGGCAGACAATATGAACCGGATCATGCAGATGACCACGGAGGAAGTAGCCGGAGCTGACAGTATGATTATGCTGAACCAAACCGTAACGGGCATTATGAAGGACACGCTGGATCTTTCCGAGGAGGTTGCGGCCAGTACGCAGACTATGGCTGAGGAGATCGAACATCTGGCCTCCGCCTCTGAGGAGCTGAATGCAATGGCCGAGGAGCTAAAATCGAACCTGGGCAAGATTAAGGTTTAG
- a CDS encoding response regulator transcription factor: protein MKVIIAEDQGMLRGALKLLLDMEEDIEVVAQAENGEEALKLVRELNPDLCLLDIEMPKLTGLDVAERLKEEGHPCRVVILTTFSRTGYFQRALKAGVKGYLLKDSPVDELSAALRTIHQGERVVSTELSLSLWEAVAVNPLTEREQAVLRLVADGLAIHDIASKLYLSRGTVRNYVSEIMQKLGAKNRIEAINIAETNGWLV, encoded by the coding sequence ATGAAAGTTATAATTGCTGAGGATCAAGGTATGCTGCGCGGCGCATTGAAGCTGCTGCTGGATATGGAGGAAGACATCGAGGTCGTGGCTCAAGCCGAAAATGGAGAAGAAGCCTTAAAGCTGGTCCGGGAACTGAATCCCGATCTTTGTCTGCTGGATATTGAGATGCCGAAGCTTACCGGGCTCGACGTTGCCGAACGGCTGAAGGAAGAAGGCCATCCCTGCAGAGTGGTCATCCTGACCACTTTCTCCCGCACCGGTTATTTCCAAAGGGCTCTGAAAGCCGGCGTGAAGGGATACCTGCTTAAGGACTCCCCTGTCGATGAGCTTAGCGCCGCCCTGCGAACAATCCATCAGGGAGAGCGGGTTGTCAGCACGGAGCTTTCACTCAGCTTGTGGGAAGCTGTAGCGGTGAACCCTTTAACGGAGCGTGAACAGGCCGTATTGAGATTGGTCGCAGACGGACTTGCCATCCATGACATTGCGAGCAAGCTGTATTTGTCCCGGGGGACGGTGCGGAACTACGTATCGGAAATCATGCAAAAGCTCGGGGCCAAAAACCGGATCGAAGCGATCAATATTGCCGAGACAAACGGATGGCTGGTTTAA